The region GCAATAAGGGGACCTCTGCAACTAGTTACCAGGCTGCCTAGCAGACAATTGTGTCTATTGGCTCTTTTTCACATCCACTTTCCAGCCAATCATAGCCCTCTCCATTACCTCCGGGAGAGATTTGGCACCCCCCCTCACAGTCCGTCTGACCGGGCGTTGTCTGCAGGCAGCAGTGTGTCCGtcagtccctccagcgtgtagtgcgcgcgcgcacgcgcgtgtagtgcgtgcgtgcgtgcgcgcgcgtgtgtgtgcatgctgtAACACTGTCCCGTGCCTGTTCTCTTATGGTGTGGCCTGTGGCGGCCGGGCTTCAGATCACATCGCTCTGATTATGGAGCTCCTGGGGAAAGTTCCACGCAAAGTGGTCGCCGCCGGGAAGTACAGCCGCGAGTTCTTCTCCAAGAAAGGTAACGGCATGACGAGTCACCACGGTGTCACTACGGCAATGACAGGAGTAAACCACATTGGTTCTGGACCTACACAACTTTCACCTGTAAGAAAGCACGCTTGTAAAGGTTTCCTTGTAGAACCAGTCAAAAGCTTGGACAcaagtgaatgggtaagtgtgtccaaacctttgactggtacagtaTGTTACATGCATTCGTTCAAGTGTTAGCAGTTTTGTGGTTTACATCAGTAAAAGCATCAGCAGTCATACTGCTGGTCAGCTGGCTGAGATGTGAGTACTGTAGCTCCTCCCCTCCCTGAGACTCCAGTCTGTTACCTCAGTTTCCCTCTCTGGTAAGTGCCCGTAGAAACAGTATGGCTGCTTCTCTCCAAGTTCGAGTAACTGGGCTGTAATATTctgattgatttattttctttcatgttcTCTCTATGTCGGAGATCTCGTCTGCTGTACATGATGTCTTTAATTAGCGCCTTTTAATCTCTCTGTGGTCTTAATGTGTTCTGATTGACTCCCGGTCACTCGTTAGGTACACGACTCGTGGTTTGTCCTTTTTATTCGGTCATGTCTCAGTAGTCTTCATCTTCTCTGTCTTCATTTACAACTTATGTAATATAATGGAATATGACTTAATAAGTAGATTGGTGAAAGCTATAGAAGGAAGTCCTGCATTACCCACTCAATGCGGACAAATGCAAAGAGACATGGACTGGATGACAATATGGTATATTGGGATTGAGCATGAGTTCTACTGTCTTGTGTCTCGTTTTCTTCTATTTCTTACTGTCTATCTCATAGAAGCACTGTAACTCAGCAATCTAAccctgttttttctctctctacctccccctgTAGGTGAGCTGAGGCACATCACCAAGCTGAAGCCCTGGTCCCTGTTTGATGTGTTGGTGGAGAAGTACGGCTGGGCCTCTGAGGATGCTTGCCACTTCACCCACTTCCTGCTGCCCATGCTGGAGATGGTACCTGAGAAGAGGGCCTCGGCCGGGGACTGCCTCAATCACCCCTGGCTCAACTCGTAGCGACACAATCCCACCCCCAACCCCAGTGGCAGCCTCCACCCACTGCTCAAAGCTAAGGCACGTGGGACTAGAGAGAGGGAGCtggtgggaggaggggaggggacggGTGGATAGGGGGTGGTCCCTTTCTCGGTCCTGCCCTGGCCTGAGCCTACCACACGCACATAGgaatacacaggcacacacatgcaACGCATACGCCCACAAAGCCTCAGCAGTTGGAGAGATGAAGCTGTCAGAGACCCAGAGGCTGCTCCTCTGCTGTTCTCCCCACACGAGGAGTAGAGGGCTCCAGGAATGGACTAGATTGACATTAAACGTCCACACTTCTAGAAAGGCAGGACAGAGATCTCTACCAGCAGCAGCCATGGTCAGGACTGTCTTCCATGACATCCCCTACTTAGAATGACCATGCAGTCTGAAGAGAGACTAACCCCTACTTAGAAAGACCATGCAGTCTGAAGAGAGACTAACCCCTACTTAGAAAGACCATGCAGTCTGAAGAGAGACTAACTCCTAATTAGAAACACCATGCAGTCAGAAGAGAGACTAACCCCTACTTTGAAAGACTATGCAGTCTGAAGAGTCTTAACAGATCTTATCTAGAGCCGAGGCTAACTGGGTTTCCTATTAGAAGTCAATCAGCGCCACCATCATAATGCTGACTGTGAGATACTGAAGCTCCATCTGCGTGTCCTTAAAGCAGCACAGCATAATCTTGCTGAggcagaagtgtgtgtgtgtgtgtgtatgccagTGTGAGTACGTCCCTTTCCTAAAAAGAACCAACCGGACATCCGAATCGTCAGTCCGTTACCCACTCCTCTTCTCTCCGCCcccatctctcttctccccaGCCCCTCTCCCTTCCTGTATTTAGGGGTACTGTGACCACCCCCCGCCCCTCCGCCACCCGCTCCCTGCCCAGGACTGAAGCAGTATCGCTGAACTGTttacaccccccacccccccccaaaccctgTCCCTGTACAgctcccctccccaccccgcCACCAACACACTGAGCTGCATGCCAGCCCAAGCCCTGTACCCAGCCACTGCAGAGACATAATGGGCAGCCAGCCCAGCAGGGGGCGCCAAAACTGAACTGCTGCCACaagcagagagacacagaacaaAACTGATGCTTGATGAGCCAGACTGCTTCCTCTGTAAAGAGCTCCTCTGTCATGGAAAGAGTGATTCGCATGGAGAGGCTGATTGGTTAACAGGAAGGGTTTATGATGATGGTGGACAGGTGTTACTTCGAATTTAGCATTTCACTgatttggtttttgtttttgtcttcttgtctttttaatttgaaaatgaaagGAGGCACTTATGCCATTGTGTTGGTGCGTCTGAGGGTATCCAAGATCCCTGTTACCACTTTATCAAATCCTCATTCCCTTTTCGACATTCCTGGTCCATCCGCTCCATTTCCGACCTCTCTTCCACTTTATCCCAAACGAGAACAATCTTTACGAGTCCCTGGTGTGGCACATTTGCCAGATCTGAATATTCCCCCTTAGTAACTACAGAGTAAACCCTCGATCTTGATCCTGAGCTTCTCCAGAAGGGGTTTGAGAAATAGAGGTTGCACTTGTCTTTATAGATGTTGTTCAGGGATTTACCTTTGTACATAACTCTGAGAACCGGCTCCGAAGTTACGACCGATGGACAGATatgaaacaaacacatgcatcATTCCTTAAGAGGCTGTCACAGACAGTGGTGAGAGGCGGAGCCATTCTGAAGGCCACTAGGTGGAATGTAGAAATGTGCCACCCTGTGGCTGATGAGGGTACTGCATTCCTGCACACCACAGCGCCTCTGTGCCATTGCTCGTGCGTTCCACTCcacatctctctcacacacaattaccatcacaattagTCCAGTTGCCTATTTTtttgcaataaaattcaaatgagTATAAGTAAATTGTGagatatttttaaaaatatttaattcatttaaagaaaaaataaatagtaaaaaaaaaaagctaatttctgtggttgttgtgacAGTGACCGAATCTTGTCCTTTTGAGGTGATAGTGTTTGTCTGTTTAGagatgtttatttcttttgtaattatgatattattactgttattataATTCTGATTAGTTATTTTTTACTCAGTTGtcacctcttcctcccctcttaCATGAACAGAGCTGCTTTATTTGGACTTGAGATGGTGATGAAATAGATCAAAAATGTTCACAGTAATAAATTATGACTTTTTGCACCAAAAGCTCCTGATCTCACTCTCAGCCATGCTGACTGTTCTTCCTGACATCCACAGAATCGTGTCTCTTGTCTGTTTTTCATGGAAAGATTTAATAAAATTGTAAATTAATGGAGTCCTCCGTCTTAATGTGGTCTTTGAAAGTGTAGAGCAGTTTTAACTAAACAACTAAGACAACATTTATAGGatcatgtttattatttaatccTAACCGTCGTAAGACATGCAGGTTCCACTAAAGTGcgacccccaaaaaatgtaaaatggcaaAGACTTAAAAATGGCaatgtaatgttaatgttaacacAGATATTTAACACCAACTGAATCTTATTTTTGCCTGGACATTAGACAATGTTGTTGTAACTGCATTACTGTAATGCACTTTTAAAACCTTTGCCAATATGTAACCTGAGAttaataaaatagtttaaaacaaaacagtaagTATAGTCCTAATTCAAAATACTAATTAAAACAAGGAAATCACATGGGCCTTCAAGTATAAATGCTATATTCCAGCTAGTCTGACTAAATGTGAGGTATGAGGGAGACAGTGTGCAAGGCAATACACACATATGGAAAAGTACAGATCCAACCAGGGAAGTTAGAAGCCTGAACACAACCAAGGAATGACTCAGATTTCACAGATACAgttcaacaaggcattttgagTTATTCACTAATGTAACATGCAGATGGTCAGGAATTGTTACTGAACAGGAAATACTCTGGGCCCTTGGATGTATAAGAAAACTTCATAACCGGAGAGCAGCTATTCTTTTCACTGATTCGACTGGTCCCATCTAGCTCACTTAGCGAGAGCATGGGGCTTGGGTTCTGGATTTGATTCCCATGAGGGACAAgtacaaaatgtatgcattaacTAAATGACATGAAtgtaaaaactattaaaaaaatctacacCCAATGTTAATTAAAATTGGTGGATTAGTCCTACTTAGCTGAGGATTTCAAACAAggtcaatgtgtttgttgttcAAGTGTGTTCTGGTGGGGTGTGTAGGAGGTCCAGGTCAGAGGGAGGCAGCGTTCTTCAGCAGCAGAGGCTTGGCCAGTTCCAGAATATCCAGGTTTGGGTCCAGCATCCTTCCCAGACCCTCCAGAACCATGATGGCAAACACAATGGACGCAAAGTTACTCTCCAATTTCACCTGTAGCAAGGTTGCGAAAACAACATGGTCAACAGTGGTCTTGGAAACAAACTCATATACTGCACATGCAGCCAAATAACTAGCCAAGACTACTACCAGAGATTCATTTTAGTTAGGCCTTGGGATTCACACACCACTCAAGTTATAGCGGTTATGTTCTCAGGAACCACTGGGTTAGCTCTACAGGCATTAACATTAGGCCTACCAGGGCTGTTTTATCAGAATTCAAATACTACAaataaaccaggcaagcctagttctgcgagcccgcaattaaaagcaataaatgttgttgccctcactggatttgaaacCAGGTTTCCgtgagtggcagtgtctctaaCTACTACATCACAGTACTATACATTGCCCAGTGTTGGTATAGCAACTCTCCATTagatttcgctagacaccattaagcattgtgttaaactgattgtCTCTTAtgaagttttcctccaccacaaataacatctatgaaatgtatggctttggccactggccgttttaacagcttattagccagtcaTAGGCTGACTagttttactttcatttgtaaatgacattgatacaatcactatcaataaaggtgacgataactgactttttcatcaagtgaaaatacgagagaatcgtggaaacccctactcatTCACTGCTCGAGGGGTTTTGACCTAGCCTATATTAACCTAAAAAGAATGCACAGAttcatacttcaaaaatccaccagaaatagttgcaatacatAGTTTTATtataggcttactataacatagctactgaaggttgtagccagcaatgtttttgtctatcctgacccaaaaagcatgcatggatgcgtccttcgaaaatccaccagaaatagtcgcaggATAACTGTGAACaggtttattttaggcttactataacgcagctactgaaggtggTGCTTTGACTGTAATGAGAGCTGAACgcgggacctattggttgcagccCTGCTTCTCTagccactacgctatttaacaaggggtagtcagtcagccactcactatatatatatattcaaatgttgtctgtgtgtgccaCATTTGCAAGCTGATCTACGATTAGTGCCACAACTCAGATGCAATGAAATTCATGCAATGCAATATATTACAACGATTGTTTATTATGTGTTCCGGTACTTTGGACCCACCCACGTCACCCTTGTCATGGTTAGTCCTGGCACCTCCTGGTACACAAATTAAGCAGACTATTAATATGAAAGTGACccttgatgacatcacagagactcccgatgacatcacagagactCCCGATGACATCACAGACTTTATGATATGACAAAGAGTGTTTGTATCTTCCTCCCAGTCCTACCTTGTGGGTAATAAGCAATCCAAAGACCCTGGATAGTAGCTCGGCCACCTGGACTTTCCCCAGTGAAAGGGTGTTGCTGAGGGCATGATCCACCAGTTCTGCCATCTCCTTTTTGAACATAGGCACGTCCTGGCACTCGTTGGCCCTGGCGTGGTTCAGGATCAGCTCAGCCACCTGTTCCCCCTAAACACAAGCAGCCACAGGGGTCAGTAGCTCAAGACACCATCGGAGACCTCACATCTTCCATCGCTACGCGGAGGCAACTAAGAAGTGCAGCGACCCCTTCCCACCGGCCTTCCCCTGGGGCCGCCACGGTGTGTTCCTAACACTAACCCGTCGTAGCACCACAGTGTGTTCCTAACACTAACCCGTCGTAGCACCACAGTGTGTTCCTAACACTAACCCGTCGTAGCACCACAGTGTGTTCCTAACACTAACCCGTCGTAGCACCACAGTGTGTTCCTAACACTAACCCGTCGTAGCACCACGGTGTGTTCCTAACACTAACCCGTCGTAGCACCACAGTGTGTTCCTAACACTAACCCGTCGTAGCACCACAGTGTGTTCCTAACACTAACCCGTCGTAGCACCACAGTGTGTTCCTAACACTAACCCGTCGTAGCACCACAGTGTGTTCCTAACACTAACCCGTCGTAGCACCACAGTGTGTTCCTAACACTAACCCGTCGTAGCACCACAGTGTGTTCCTAACACTAACCCGTCGTAGCACCACAGTGTGTTCCTAACACTAACCCGTCGTAGCACCACAGTGTGTTCCTAACACTAACCCGTCGTAGCACCACAGTGTGTTCCTAACACTAACCCGTCGTAGCACCACAGTGTGTTCCTAACACCAACCCGTCGTAGCACCACAGTGTGTTCCTAACACCAACCCGTCGTAGCACCACGGTGTGTTCCCAACACTAACCCGTCGTAGCAACACGGTGTGTTCCCAACACTAACCCGTCGTAGCACCACAGTGTGTTCCCGACACTAACCCGTCTTAGCACCACAGTGTGTTCCTAACACTAACCCGTCGTAGCACCACAGTGTGTTCCTAACACTAACCCGTCGTAGCACCACAGTGTGTTCCTAACACTAACCCGTCGTAGCACCACAGTGTGTTCCTAACACTAACCCGTCGTAGCACCACAGTGTGTTCCCAACACTAACCCGTCGTAGCACCACAGTGTGTTCCTAACACTAACCCGTCGTAGCACCACAGTGTGTTCCTAACACTAACCCGTCGTAGCACCACAGTGTGTTCCTAACACTAACCCGTCATAGCACCACAGTGTGTTCCCAACACTAACCCGTCGTAGCACCACAGCGGTAAACACGGCCCTGAAGTTCTTCAGGTCTCGGTCACTGAGCTGTGACACGATGCCAGCGTCCAGCAGCACCAGGCGCAGGGGGGCCGGGGAAGGCCTCATGCTGACCACCACCGTGTCCCAGAGGTCCGTCAGGGTGGCCCGGCCCTGGGGCTCGTTGTCCGCACTGCCATGCTGTACCAGGATGTTACCCGGGTGAAGGTCACCGTGCACAAAGTTATCCACAAACACCTGGCACACAAACGGCAGGATAACGATCTTTGATTCAAAGTCACGAAACAGGCATGTTTCCAATGTATTTCCATTTGTAGAGGTGATCAAGACGGAACTAATAAGGACACTGATGGTTGGTAGGGTTGCCTCACCATTTTGAGGAGAGTTTCGACTCCCATCCTGGCGATTCTCCGCTTCACCTCTAGAGGGACCTCAGGGCTCAGGTAAGTGGAAATGGGCTCACTCTCCTGACAGCAAAAAGGCAATTATTCAATCTATCCCAGGGATGTTACGTGTGTGGTGTCATTACTCTCCTGTTAAAGGAGCCCTCTTCACTCACCTCAAAGGTTTCCACTAGAATGGACCTGGTAACAAATGGTCGCAGAGGAGTTGGGAACTTGACAAAATCGACATCCTTGAAATTCTCCCGGAACCTTTCGATGTTATTGGCTTCATACCGGAGGTCGATCTGCAACAGAGATAGTTCGATGGAGAACAAAAAAACCCCACGGTCCCATTGGATTTTAAAGTGAGTAGAGGGGTCGTTTACCTGTTTGGTCATGAGCTTCTCGAACTCTTCCACTATCTCAGGCAAGCTGAGCCATCGGAGTCCAGGTAGACAGTTAATGAGCCAGCCACCAGCCCTCATCAGCAGCAGGTCAGTTTCCACCTGTCTCCTCACCCCCGGGTGCAGAACCTGGGTGGACAGAGGCAGAACAGGAGTCAGGGGCCCTTAAGAGGTTTCCTAACAAAAGCATTTGCCATGTGCAGTAAGTCCACCTGAGGTCCAAACAGATTGTGTCTACTGACATCTGCAAGTGTTTTCATGTTAACCGATACCCACCTTCATAGCCACAGGAATCAGatgctctctctctgcatccaaATAAGGGGAGCCTGTGGGGCTCCCCGTCTCTTGAAGGCCCccgtcgtcctcctcctcctttcctttcCACAGGGAGCCCAGAACCCCTTTCAGCCCCGGGATCTCCCAGGCCTCCAGTAGATCCTCTTTTTCCATCTCGTCTACCAGGGTCTGGAAGGCTGGGTCCTGCACGCTGTCCACCCTGGCCC is a window of Esox lucius isolate fEsoLuc1 chromosome 19, fEsoLuc1.pri, whole genome shotgun sequence DNA encoding:
- the adck2 gene encoding uncharacterized aarF domain-containing protein kinase 2 isoform X1 translates to MFIIMATFASLSARSILLNLRYSVSKVGSSVLVRLKPSSRTCLVKRGQILTQMPKVTLLYWGATNATSCVALCQEAIQLPQTVERRSVAKVQVHKLVFFLRLSLRALVLLLKFGPLVLLYPLTFISSHWASRWLDVLLWVTETSGPTFIKLGQWASTRRDVFSQDFCDRFSRLHVSVRPHSWEHTKQCLRRAFGEGWRGLFLFQSREPVGSGCVAQVYRAWARVDSVQDPAFQTLVDEMEKEDLLEAWEIPGLKGVLGSLWKGKEEEDDGGLQETGSPTGSPYLDAEREHLIPVAMKVLHPGVRRQVETDLLLMRAGGWLINCLPGLRWLSLPEIVEEFEKLMTKQIDLRYEANNIERFRENFKDVDFVKFPTPLRPFVTRSILVETFEESEPISTYLSPEVPLEVKRRIARMGVETLLKMVFVDNFVHGDLHPGNILVQHGSADNEPQGRATLTDLWDTVVVSMRPSPAPLRLVLLDAGIVSQLSDRDLKNFRAVFTAVVLRRGEQVAELILNHARANECQDVPMFKKEMAELVDHALSNTLSLGKVQVAELLSRVFGLLITHKVKLESNFASIVFAIMVLEGLGRMLDPNLDILELAKPLLLKNAASL
- the adck2 gene encoding uncharacterized aarF domain-containing protein kinase 2 isoform X2; this encodes MFIIMATFASLSARSILLNLRYSVSKVGSSVLVRLKPSSRTCLVKRGQILTQMPKVTLLYWGATNATSCVALCQEAIQLPQTVERRSVAKVQVHKLVFFLRLSLRALVLLLKFGPLVLLYPLTFISSHWASRWLDVLLWVTETSGPTFIKLGQWASTRRDVFSQDFCDRFSRLHVSVRPHSWEHTKQCLRRAFGEGWRGLFLFQSREPVGSGCVAQVYRAWARVDSVQDPAFQTLVDEMEKEDLLEAWEIPGLKGVLGSLWKGKEEEDDGGLQETGSPTGSPYLDAEREHLIPVAMKVLHPGVRRQVETDLLLMRAGGWLINCLPGLRWLSLPEIVEEFEKLMTKQIDLRYEANNIERFRENFKDVDFVKFPTPLRPFVTRSILVETFEESEPISTYLSPEVPLEVKRRIARMGVETLLKMVFVDNFVHGDLHPGNILVQHGSADNEPQGRATLTDLWDTVVVSMRPSPAPLRLVLLDAGIVSQLSDRDLKNFRAVFTAVVLRRGEQVAELILNHARANECQDVPMFKKEMAELVDHALSNTLSLGKVQVAELLSRVFGLLITHKEVPGLTMTRVTWVGPKYRNT